A portion of the Acidisarcina polymorpha genome contains these proteins:
- a CDS encoding SDR family NAD(P)-dependent oxidoreductase: MPSNRKQHAAKAAISRRFFLAAGSAALSAISLTSNMEGQMTQAKTEPWGGILNGRVAVVTGAARGIGRAAAAALAQSGAHVVGIDICAVVDPRSGVEPATRAELDQTGEMVRSAGVQWRSFVLDQRDLPALRIAAEKMNAELGHIDILFANAGIQAFRPLLQMEDPDWHIQIDVNLTGTANALRAFAPYMVQQKHGRIIMTTSTQGRHGTLNGSAYSASKWGIIGLMKSAAMELGPHGVTVNCLVPGLIDTPLTRHEERYVQALQVAGREPTGDKALDEEAARKVLQSKSILGVPWIDPSEMSPVVVFLASDAARMISGATYDVTGGDSANNV; the protein is encoded by the coding sequence ATGCCGTCCAATAGAAAGCAACACGCAGCGAAGGCTGCCATATCGCGCAGGTTTTTTCTAGCAGCCGGATCGGCAGCCCTGAGCGCAATTTCACTCACCAGCAATATGGAGGGTCAGATGACACAGGCGAAGACAGAACCTTGGGGAGGCATTCTCAACGGCAGAGTAGCTGTTGTCACTGGAGCGGCACGCGGAATTGGGCGCGCAGCAGCGGCGGCTCTGGCGCAGAGCGGAGCTCACGTGGTTGGAATCGACATCTGTGCCGTCGTCGATCCGCGTTCGGGCGTGGAACCTGCTACCCGTGCCGAACTTGATCAGACCGGTGAGATGGTCAGGAGCGCAGGTGTCCAATGGAGAAGCTTCGTGCTGGACCAGCGCGACCTTCCCGCACTGCGCATCGCGGCAGAGAAGATGAACGCGGAGTTGGGCCACATCGATATCCTCTTTGCCAACGCTGGAATCCAGGCGTTCCGTCCGCTACTTCAGATGGAAGACCCTGATTGGCATATCCAGATCGACGTCAATTTGACGGGCACAGCTAACGCTCTCCGTGCCTTTGCGCCGTATATGGTGCAGCAGAAACACGGCCGTATCATCATGACGACATCAACTCAGGGACGACACGGCACCTTGAACGGTTCGGCGTATTCAGCATCGAAGTGGGGCATCATTGGCTTGATGAAGTCTGCGGCGATGGAACTGGGGCCGCATGGCGTCACCGTAAATTGCCTGGTGCCAGGATTGATCGATACACCGCTCACGCGCCATGAAGAACGCTATGTGCAAGCTCTGCAAGTGGCGGGACGCGAGCCAACTGGCGACAAAGCCTTGGATGAAGAAGCGGCTCGTAAGGTGCTCCAGAGCAAATCAATTCTCGGTGTCCCATGGATCGATCCGTCAGAGATGTCGCCGGTCGTCGTGTTCCTTGCGTCAGACGCGGCACGAATGATTTCAGGCGCGACCTACGATGTCACCGGCGGTGACAGCGCC
- a CDS encoding PQQ-dependent sugar dehydrogenase yields MKRPLFAKFQAFAALAFAALLPSALHAQQTITGQAAFADYTQQKPGVRRKITVADLPKPKPSESVDNGPSLVQRPEGAWPIAPAGFTVQLYAGGDAAAPMQRSENKKEIHAPTSGTFVMPRIIHAAPNGDLFVADSQAGSLLVLRGVSAEGKAATVSTYATGLDHPFGIAFYPAGANPQWIYVGNATTVVRFAYKPGDLKANTAPETIVPDLPGYAQLRGGGHWTRDVVFSADGRHMLVSVGSGSNADDPDTHPNEFHRADVLEYTPEGKFVEVYAYGIRNCVGEAINSVTGQLWCSTNERDALGNNLVPDYVTSVKEGGFYGWPWFYMGGHQDPRLMGTHPELKSKVITPDVLIQPHMASLGMAFYPTSKSTFPSLYGGDGFAAEHGSWNRANRGGYEVIRVPMKNGKATGEYEDFLTGFVTHDGQVWGRPVGVAVGHDGALYVTDDGSRSVWRVSYTGK; encoded by the coding sequence ATGAAACGTCCACTTTTCGCAAAATTTCAGGCATTCGCTGCTCTCGCCTTCGCAGCGCTTCTTCCGTCTGCGCTCCATGCCCAGCAGACGATCACCGGTCAAGCTGCCTTTGCCGACTACACGCAGCAGAAGCCGGGTGTCCGACGGAAGATCACCGTGGCCGACCTGCCGAAGCCGAAACCCTCTGAGTCAGTGGACAACGGGCCTTCTCTTGTCCAAAGACCGGAGGGGGCGTGGCCGATCGCCCCTGCGGGTTTTACGGTTCAGCTGTATGCGGGTGGCGATGCAGCTGCTCCTATGCAGCGATCCGAAAACAAAAAAGAGATACACGCGCCTACCTCTGGAACCTTCGTGATGCCCCGCATCATCCATGCTGCACCTAACGGCGATCTCTTCGTAGCAGACTCGCAGGCTGGATCTCTACTGGTGCTACGCGGCGTCTCTGCCGAAGGGAAAGCGGCTACCGTCAGCACCTACGCTACCGGCCTCGATCATCCCTTTGGTATTGCGTTTTATCCCGCAGGCGCGAATCCCCAATGGATCTACGTCGGAAACGCGACGACCGTCGTCCGATTCGCCTACAAGCCGGGAGACCTGAAGGCTAACACAGCGCCCGAGACGATCGTGCCCGATCTTCCCGGCTACGCTCAACTGCGCGGCGGCGGCCACTGGACGCGGGACGTCGTCTTCTCCGCCGACGGTAGGCATATGCTCGTGTCCGTTGGAAGTGGATCGAATGCCGATGATCCTGACACGCATCCCAATGAGTTTCATCGGGCCGATGTGCTTGAGTACACCCCAGAAGGCAAATTCGTCGAGGTATACGCATACGGGATTCGTAATTGCGTCGGTGAGGCGATCAACTCTGTTACCGGTCAGCTTTGGTGCTCAACCAACGAGCGCGACGCTCTGGGCAACAATCTCGTTCCGGATTATGTGACATCCGTCAAAGAAGGCGGCTTCTATGGCTGGCCCTGGTTCTATATGGGGGGACATCAGGATCCGAGATTGATGGGCACTCATCCAGAACTCAAATCCAAGGTCATTACTCCGGATGTCCTGATTCAGCCCCATATGGCCTCCCTTGGAATGGCCTTCTATCCCACCAGCAAATCCACCTTCCCATCCCTATACGGCGGCGATGGGTTCGCGGCCGAACACGGTTCCTGGAATCGTGCGAACCGTGGGGGCTATGAAGTCATCCGGGTTCCCATGAAAAACGGCAAAGCCACTGGTGAGTATGAGGATTTTCTTACCGGATTTGTCACCCATGATGGACAGGTATGGGGCCGTCCAGTAGGGGTAGCAGTAGGTCATGATGGCGCTCTCTACGTTACAGATGACGGCTCTCGCAGCGTCTGGCGCGTATCTTACACCGGCAAATAG
- a CDS encoding cupin domain-containing protein: MASKLDDSLTPPIAYPAVMQEEAAIQMGSQYELISAIRVVRPAELSSETQQTSGSLRMSAIAAMNGIVSSLWAGIFVVEPSAKTGIHHHGEQDTVVYVLEGEACVRWGNFGEHSVAVGAGDFLHVPSWLPHQELNPSKENSFRWVVVRSTPEPIVVNLPDDFWEPTAQNIERRFR, encoded by the coding sequence ATGGCAAGCAAACTCGATGATTCGCTTACGCCCCCAATCGCTTATCCGGCTGTCATGCAAGAGGAAGCCGCAATCCAAATGGGATCTCAATATGAATTGATCTCAGCGATCAGAGTCGTACGTCCCGCTGAACTGAGCAGCGAAACCCAGCAGACTTCAGGATCGCTACGGATGTCCGCCATTGCAGCAATGAATGGCATCGTGTCCTCGCTGTGGGCGGGCATATTTGTGGTCGAGCCTTCAGCGAAGACCGGTATTCACCATCACGGCGAACAGGACACCGTCGTTTACGTGCTTGAAGGAGAGGCTTGTGTGCGCTGGGGCAACTTCGGGGAGCACTCGGTCGCTGTAGGCGCGGGTGACTTTCTGCATGTGCCGAGCTGGTTGCCACATCAGGAGCTGAATCCATCGAAAGAGAATTCATTTCGATGGGTGGTCGTGCGAAGTACGCCAGAGCCAATCGTTGTCAATCTGCCCGACGACTTCTGGGAGCCCACTGCCCAAAACATAGAGAGGAGATTTCGATGA
- a CDS encoding cupin domain-containing protein yields the protein MISRYRTIGTTALVLASLTAVFAQTRANGVASGHREILLQTTQSWNCKPYTHYPTGQPQLTTIKLTIAPHAALPWHTHPFPNVVYVLSGTLTLHDKASGKTQVVRQGQAVGESVDDVHRGESGDGPTVLLITYAGTPGVPTSVPAAGEKSEY from the coding sequence ATGATTTCTAGATACCGCACGATCGGAACTACCGCCCTCGTCCTGGCATCTCTCACAGCGGTATTCGCTCAAACCCGCGCGAATGGCGTTGCAAGTGGTCACCGGGAAATCTTGCTGCAAACCACCCAATCGTGGAATTGCAAGCCTTACACGCACTACCCCACCGGCCAGCCGCAACTCACGACAATCAAGCTGACAATAGCACCACATGCCGCTCTGCCGTGGCACACGCATCCATTTCCAAATGTCGTCTATGTGCTCTCAGGCACTCTTACGCTGCATGACAAAGCCAGCGGCAAGACACAGGTTGTTCGCCAGGGGCAAGCCGTAGGAGAGTCGGTGGATGATGTTCACCGAGGCGAGTCGGGCGACGGACCCACCGTGCTCCTCATTACCTATGCCGGCACTCCAGGCGTTCCGACCTCGGTTCCTGCTGCCGGCGAGAAATCTGAATATTGA
- a CDS encoding TetR/AcrR family transcriptional regulator — translation MGDDELLRADARANRDRILDVARDSLAADPLASLNSIAKAAGVGAGTLYRHFPSRESLVLGVYRKEIDTLVALAPTLLGKHTPLKAFRTWCDRFAQSLKMKYGVADIVHAAQSDQDIRETYTPMLGAVRQLMRACESSGEIHPGTDPEDFLVFIGLLWRIPPTPVGEARIKRILTLAFRGLGQNRE, via the coding sequence ATGGGCGACGACGAACTTCTGCGCGCCGACGCGCGTGCAAACAGAGACCGCATCCTGGATGTGGCGCGCGACTCGCTCGCCGCTGATCCGTTGGCATCCCTCAACTCCATCGCTAAGGCTGCCGGAGTTGGAGCCGGTACGCTCTATCGTCACTTTCCGAGCCGCGAATCCTTGGTGCTTGGGGTGTATCGGAAAGAGATTGATACGTTGGTGGCGCTTGCTCCGACGCTGTTGGGCAAGCACACACCGCTCAAGGCTTTTCGAACTTGGTGCGATCGGTTCGCGCAGTCATTAAAGATGAAATATGGAGTTGCAGATATCGTTCATGCGGCACAATCAGATCAGGATATTCGAGAGACCTATACGCCCATGTTGGGTGCGGTCCGCCAGCTCATGCGTGCATGTGAGAGTTCGGGCGAGATTCATCCTGGAACCGACCCCGAAGACTTCCTAGTATTCATAGGACTGCTGTGGCGAATTCCCCCTACGCCAGTCGGAGAGGCGCGGATTAAGAGAATTCTTACGCTCGCCTTTCGTGGCTTGGGTCAAAATCGTGAGTAA
- a CDS encoding TetR/AcrR family transcriptional regulator yields the protein MPKKRSRGDIRSSKLQNVAADLFLERGYEGVSIDKIVELAGGSKSTIYSEFGGKCGLFISSIEHLCREANEPLAEIDYTGLSLEASLKKLSFHILKLITAKRSVELHRLAIGEAANCPEVGEAWYTYGPARTASFIRSLLESHKEELPKTPIPMERIAVLLHDSLTGDVLYRLLAGVGKHENDAELERLACAAVDVILGTVSLRRI from the coding sequence ATGCCTAAGAAGCGGTCGCGAGGGGACATTCGAAGCAGTAAGCTTCAGAACGTGGCAGCTGATTTGTTTTTAGAACGCGGCTATGAGGGCGTCTCCATTGACAAAATCGTCGAGTTGGCCGGCGGTTCGAAGAGTACGATTTACAGCGAATTCGGTGGAAAGTGCGGCCTGTTCATCAGTAGTATCGAGCACCTGTGTCGGGAGGCGAATGAACCGCTCGCGGAGATTGATTACACAGGATTGAGCCTTGAAGCTAGTTTGAAGAAGCTTTCCTTTCATATCCTGAAGCTCATCACCGCGAAGCGGTCCGTGGAACTCCACCGTCTCGCCATTGGCGAGGCCGCGAACTGTCCGGAAGTAGGCGAGGCATGGTATACGTATGGTCCCGCTCGAACAGCCTCATTCATCCGATCGTTGCTGGAAAGCCACAAGGAAGAGTTGCCGAAGACACCGATTCCAATGGAACGGATAGCGGTACTTCTTCATGACTCATTGACAGGAGACGTGCTTTACCGTCTTTTGGCAGGAGTTGGTAAACACGAAAACGATGCCGAACTCGAGCGCTTAGCTTGCGCCGCCGTCGACGTCATTCTCGGAACTGTTAGCCTCCGCAGAATCTGA
- a CDS encoding aldo/keto reductase, whose protein sequence is MNTRRDFLKVAVNGGAMALGTVFLPGTTSVASALIVNEGGNTMEQTVSSADKGHYKPPFKFGIGGVPLGNEFAVVTDRDAYTTIEAAWNAGVRYYDMAPWYGLGLAERRYGNFLHNKNRSEFVLSSKVGKLLKASKTAKNKEYFPFSPSPNDVVYDYTASGVRRSIEDSLQRLGLDSLDIAFVHDISPDNKYLPTPWQEQFEIARKGAFPELTRMREEGLIKGWGIGVNTPEPIMRLLEVADPDICLLASQYSLIDHKNALDQVFPAAKAKNVSFVIGSSLNAGFISGSPRYNYGKESYQIPPAFLEKRKRLREVASNHGVDLRTAALQFSAAPDIAAALVVGASSEQQILADYTSMQTKVPAQFWAELKVQNLIEQNAPVPA, encoded by the coding sequence ATGAACACGAGAAGAGACTTCTTGAAGGTAGCTGTCAACGGAGGTGCCATGGCACTGGGAACAGTATTTCTGCCCGGAACAACTTCAGTGGCAAGTGCACTAATCGTAAATGAGGGGGGTAACACCATGGAACAGACTGTTAGCAGCGCCGACAAAGGGCACTACAAACCACCGTTCAAGTTTGGTATCGGAGGGGTCCCGCTCGGAAATGAGTTCGCGGTCGTCACCGACAGAGATGCGTATACCACCATCGAAGCCGCCTGGAATGCCGGGGTTCGCTATTACGACATGGCTCCGTGGTACGGATTGGGATTGGCGGAACGTAGGTATGGCAACTTTCTTCACAATAAGAATCGCAGCGAATTCGTCCTCTCTTCGAAGGTCGGCAAGCTCCTCAAGGCATCGAAGACCGCGAAAAATAAGGAGTATTTCCCGTTTTCTCCGTCACCGAACGATGTGGTCTACGACTACACCGCGTCTGGCGTGCGACGCTCCATTGAAGACAGCCTGCAAAGACTCGGCCTCGATAGCCTGGACATTGCCTTCGTGCACGACATCTCACCGGATAACAAATATCTTCCGACACCCTGGCAGGAGCAGTTCGAAATCGCGCGAAAGGGCGCATTTCCCGAACTTACCCGCATGCGGGAAGAGGGACTGATCAAGGGCTGGGGCATTGGCGTCAACACGCCAGAGCCAATCATGCGCTTGCTTGAAGTTGCGGATCCCGATATATGTCTTCTGGCCTCTCAGTATTCTCTAATCGACCACAAGAATGCATTGGATCAGGTGTTTCCGGCGGCTAAGGCAAAGAACGTGTCTTTCGTGATCGGATCATCGCTCAATGCCGGGTTTATCTCGGGTAGTCCGCGTTACAACTACGGAAAAGAGTCCTACCAGATTCCGCCGGCGTTTCTTGAGAAACGCAAGAGGCTTCGCGAGGTTGCGAGTAATCATGGTGTTGACCTCCGAACTGCGGCGCTTCAATTTTCCGCAGCGCCTGACATCGCTGCGGCTCTTGTTGTCGGCGCCAGCAGTGAGCAGCAGATCCTTGCGGATTACACCTCCATGCAGACCAAGGTACCGGCCCAATTTTGGGCAGAGCTCAAAGTTCAGAATCTGATCGAGCAAAATGCGCCAGTGCCTGCCTGA
- a CDS encoding aldo/keto reductase, translated as MNKEQILSAAAAGTLIIGGDLTANRMGYGAMRITGQGVWGPPADKAASLATLRLAIELGVNLIDTADSYGPGISEELIAEALYPYPAGLVIATKGGWERPGPGQWTHNASPKHLTEALEGSLKRLRLDRIDVYQLHAPDNAVSFEASIEALAELREEGKIRHVALSNVTREHVERARRIVPIVSVQNRYSFADPESDFIVDYCEQNDIAFLPWAPLGQAKEAHDAIKKLANDLNATPLQVALAWLLKRSKVILPIPGTSSAKHLEENIAAAGLELPQAAYDRLAAVSHPPASLRG; from the coding sequence ATGAATAAGGAACAGATTCTCTCAGCCGCAGCTGCTGGCACGTTGATCATCGGTGGCGATCTTACAGCAAATCGGATGGGTTATGGAGCAATGCGGATTACAGGACAAGGCGTGTGGGGACCTCCCGCAGACAAAGCTGCTTCTCTCGCGACGCTGCGCCTCGCGATCGAACTCGGCGTGAACCTGATCGACACGGCCGACTCCTATGGCCCAGGCATATCGGAAGAGTTAATCGCAGAAGCACTCTATCCATATCCAGCAGGTTTGGTGATCGCAACCAAGGGTGGATGGGAGCGACCGGGTCCGGGCCAATGGACGCACAATGCCAGCCCAAAACACCTCACCGAAGCACTCGAGGGAAGTTTGAAGCGCCTGCGTCTGGATCGTATCGATGTCTATCAACTGCACGCTCCCGACAATGCCGTGTCCTTCGAGGCGTCGATCGAAGCGCTGGCCGAACTGCGCGAAGAGGGTAAGATCCGCCATGTCGCACTCTCGAATGTGACTCGCGAACATGTGGAGAGGGCACGCAGGATCGTGCCGATTGTTTCTGTGCAGAACCGTTATAGCTTCGCCGATCCGGAATCTGACTTCATCGTGGATTACTGCGAGCAGAACGACATCGCTTTCCTTCCGTGGGCACCGCTCGGTCAGGCAAAGGAGGCACATGACGCGATCAAGAAACTTGCGAACGATCTTAATGCAACTCCTTTGCAAGTCGCATTGGCCTGGCTGCTCAAGCGTTCGAAGGTGATCCTGCCTATCCCTGGAACGTCCTCGGCCAAGCACCTGGAAGAGAACATCGCTGCCGCCGGCCTCGAGCTTCCTCAGGCTGCATACGACAGGTTGGCTGCTGTAAGCCATCCTCCCGCAAGTCTGCGTGGTTAA
- a CDS encoding NIPSNAP family protein, whose amino-acid sequence MDRRTFLSSSFAASTLSLAAAGDLLAQTEPAANISAPEYMDLRRYHLASGPGVKLTTDFFADALIPALNRLGIGPVGAFSVYFGPDSPSYYLLMPSLKIETLVTADLELANDDLFLKAAAPFWDAPAATPPFIRIESTLLRAFPGYPKVTPPASASAKGKRIYHLRQYQSPTNMDHVRKVEMFHNGEFGIFAKAGATGVFYADALVGPNLPNLTYMLSFPDMTSLEADWEKFSADPDWKKLSADSRFNLNPPTVSNVTSLVLHPLACSQV is encoded by the coding sequence TTGGACCGTCGTACTTTTCTTTCCAGTTCTTTCGCGGCTTCGACCCTCTCGCTTGCCGCTGCGGGCGATCTCCTTGCTCAAACTGAGCCTGCTGCGAACATATCTGCCCCGGAATATATGGATCTGCGCCGGTACCATCTGGCGAGTGGACCGGGCGTAAAGCTCACCACTGACTTCTTTGCCGATGCACTCATTCCGGCACTGAACCGGCTTGGCATTGGGCCGGTCGGTGCATTCTCCGTTTATTTTGGGCCGGACAGCCCGTCCTATTACCTGCTGATGCCAAGTCTGAAGATCGAGACCCTGGTTACAGCTGACCTCGAGTTGGCGAATGACGACTTGTTCCTGAAGGCCGCTGCGCCGTTCTGGGATGCTCCCGCAGCCACGCCCCCCTTCATTCGTATCGAAAGTACCCTATTGCGGGCGTTCCCGGGATATCCCAAGGTCACTCCGCCAGCGTCCGCCTCAGCCAAGGGAAAACGCATCTATCACCTTCGCCAGTATCAGTCGCCTACAAACATGGATCACGTCCGTAAGGTGGAGATGTTTCATAACGGCGAGTTCGGCATTTTCGCAAAAGCCGGCGCCACGGGAGTTTTCTACGCCGACGCATTGGTTGGACCGAATCTTCCGAATCTTACCTATATGCTCAGCTTTCCTGACATGACGTCGCTTGAGGCGGATTGGGAAAAGTTCTCCGCCGATCCCGATTGGAAGAAACTTTCTGCCGATTCGAGGTTCAATCTAAACCCGCCGACGGTGTCAAATGTGACAAGCCTCGTGCTTCATCCTCTAGCTTGTTCGCAGGTCTAG
- a CDS encoding aldo/keto reductase, translating to MQYRKLGNTGLDVSPICIGCMGFGDPARAYPSWSLDEEASRALIRHAIEVGINFFDTANMYSNGGSEEIVGRALKDFTNRDSVVIATKVAPATHNGPNAIGLSRKAIMTEIDHSLRRLGTDYVDLYQIHRRDQLTPWEETLEALHDLVKMGKVRYLGASSMKAWEFSKALHLQKANGWARFVSLQDTYNLLTREEEREMLPLCIDEGVQTVVYSPLARGRLARSWGESSARSETEAAAGHSDDTNAESDQRIVEAVGAVATERGVSPASVALAWLRTKPVVAAPIVGALKIKHIDDAIASLAVNLTDEEVGRLESPYTPRVDYQGVSDPAMLTRAVEATTGFRASAP from the coding sequence ATGCAATATAGAAAGCTTGGCAACACCGGTCTGGACGTCTCTCCTATTTGCATCGGATGTATGGGATTTGGTGATCCCGCCCGCGCCTACCCTAGTTGGTCACTCGACGAGGAAGCGAGCCGTGCGCTGATCCGCCACGCAATCGAGGTGGGAATCAACTTCTTCGACACCGCCAACATGTATTCAAACGGGGGGAGCGAGGAGATTGTGGGTAGGGCGCTAAAGGATTTCACCAACCGCGATAGTGTTGTCATCGCCACCAAGGTAGCTCCGGCTACGCATAACGGCCCCAACGCTATTGGGCTGTCGCGGAAAGCGATCATGACAGAGATTGACCACAGCCTGCGGCGGCTTGGCACCGACTATGTCGATCTGTATCAAATTCATCGTCGCGATCAGCTCACTCCTTGGGAAGAAACCCTAGAGGCACTTCACGATTTGGTCAAAATGGGCAAAGTGCGCTACCTCGGCGCTTCTTCCATGAAGGCATGGGAGTTCAGTAAAGCGTTGCACCTCCAGAAAGCAAATGGATGGGCACGCTTTGTATCCTTACAGGACACCTACAATCTCCTCACGCGCGAAGAAGAACGCGAGATGCTTCCGCTGTGCATCGATGAAGGTGTTCAGACTGTCGTTTACAGTCCGCTGGCGCGCGGCCGCCTCGCTCGATCGTGGGGAGAAAGCTCGGCAAGGTCGGAAACTGAAGCCGCCGCCGGTCATAGCGACGACACAAACGCGGAAAGCGATCAAAGGATCGTCGAGGCTGTGGGCGCAGTCGCCACAGAACGTGGCGTGAGCCCAGCGAGCGTTGCATTAGCTTGGCTTCGTACCAAGCCTGTCGTTGCCGCGCCCATCGTAGGTGCACTCAAGATCAAGCACATCGACGATGCCATCGCGTCGCTCGCGGTCAACTTGACGGATGAAGAGGTTGGCCGGCTGGAGTCGCCTTATACGCCGCGTGTGGATTATCAAGGTGTATCTGACCCAGCCATGCTGACCCGTGCGGTGGAGGCGACAACCGGATTTCGGGCATCCGCCCCCTGA
- a CDS encoding alpha/beta fold hydrolase produces MTAIHRNNVKVLGSGEQTIMFAHGYGCDQSMWRHVYPAFLDDYKVVLFDYVGSGESDATAFSTSRYSTLHGYALDVLDIMEELNLRDAHFVGHSVSAMIGALASIDASDRFKTLTMIGPSPCYINSGDYQGGMQRADVESLLDTLESNHVAWAATMAPAIMGNPETPELAGELEASFCRMDPFLANHFARVTFLSDNRADLPKVKTRTLVLQCQRDVIAGTSVGKYVHEWLPNSQLVMMDATGHCPHMSAPLEVIKEVRKFLT; encoded by the coding sequence ATGACCGCAATTCACCGCAACAACGTAAAGGTTCTTGGTAGTGGCGAACAGACGATCATGTTTGCGCACGGATACGGCTGCGATCAGAGCATGTGGCGACACGTTTATCCTGCCTTCCTGGACGATTACAAGGTGGTGCTGTTCGATTACGTCGGTTCAGGGGAGTCGGATGCGACCGCTTTCAGCACAAGCCGCTACAGCACACTCCACGGTTATGCGTTGGACGTGCTCGACATCATGGAAGAGCTGAACTTGAGAGATGCTCATTTCGTGGGGCATTCTGTAAGTGCCATGATTGGCGCCCTGGCCTCCATCGACGCTTCCGACCGCTTCAAAACGCTGACCATGATCGGCCCGTCCCCTTGCTATATCAACTCGGGCGATTACCAAGGGGGCATGCAGCGTGCCGATGTGGAAAGCCTGCTCGATACCTTGGAGAGTAATCACGTCGCGTGGGCGGCCACGATGGCACCAGCCATTATGGGGAACCCAGAGACTCCCGAACTTGCCGGAGAACTGGAAGCGAGCTTCTGCCGGATGGACCCGTTCCTGGCAAATCACTTCGCGCGAGTGACGTTTCTTTCGGACAATCGTGCCGATCTGCCCAAAGTGAAGACGAGAACCTTGGTACTGCAATGCCAGAGGGATGTCATTGCAGGCACGAGCGTGGGAAAATACGTTCACGAATGGCTTCCAAACAGTCAACTCGTGATGATGGACGCGACGGGCCACTGTCCGCACATGAGCGCGCCCCTAGAAGTCATCAAGGAAGTCCGCAAGTTTCTCACCTGA
- a CDS encoding two-component system sensor histidine kinase NtrB — translation MLLAVFSAKQRRLYEAELLRARRESEQVVEIVRRSSDAIIRFSAEGLIESWNNGAQQIFGYRIEECRGRRFDCLFAPDVLADVSEGISNLRRGDEFMLDIMGLRASGEQVDISMSLTPHMEAPGTLVAFSAIIRDITARKRTEQALIQNEKLASVGRLASSIAHEINNPLEAVTNLLYILASSVTDPKQKELVDTAQEELARVSHIATHTLRFHKQSSRRTVVDLRALLESVLGLYRARLANAGVEAVVKCESGLTLRCYEGELRQILVNLISNAFDAMRSGGRLSVRVREVSAASIAGGRIHILVADTGTGMPPDILSRVFEPFFSTKGIGGTGLGLWIARDLVTKNDGTISIRTSTTSQRSGTACMLSFKNSGSENSSP, via the coding sequence ATGCTCTTGGCAGTCTTCAGCGCAAAGCAACGCCGCTTGTACGAGGCGGAGTTGCTCCGCGCGCGTAGAGAATCGGAACAAGTTGTCGAGATTGTTCGCAGATCGTCGGACGCCATCATTCGGTTCTCTGCGGAAGGTCTGATAGAGAGCTGGAATAACGGCGCACAACAGATTTTCGGTTATCGAATAGAGGAGTGCAGGGGACGCCGATTTGACTGCTTGTTTGCTCCCGACGTTCTCGCTGATGTGAGCGAAGGAATCTCAAACTTGCGACGCGGCGACGAGTTCATGCTGGATATCATGGGTCTTCGCGCTTCAGGGGAGCAGGTGGATATATCGATGAGCCTGACGCCTCATATGGAAGCACCGGGAACTCTCGTCGCCTTTTCCGCCATCATCCGCGACATCACGGCTCGGAAGCGCACCGAACAGGCGCTCATCCAGAATGAGAAGCTGGCTTCCGTTGGTAGACTTGCCAGTTCCATCGCCCACGAGATCAACAATCCACTCGAAGCCGTGACGAACCTTCTCTACATCCTCGCGTCGAGTGTCACAGATCCTAAACAGAAGGAGCTCGTGGATACGGCACAGGAGGAGTTGGCGAGGGTGTCGCACATCGCAACGCACACGTTGCGCTTTCATAAACAGAGCAGCCGTCGAACCGTGGTCGACCTTCGAGCGTTGCTTGAGTCCGTCCTTGGCCTTTATCGCGCACGGCTAGCGAATGCAGGGGTGGAGGCGGTCGTGAAGTGCGAGTCCGGGCTCACTCTCAGGTGCTACGAGGGTGAACTGCGTCAAATTCTGGTCAATCTCATCAGCAATGCCTTCGATGCCATGCGTTCAGGCGGCAGGCTGAGCGTTCGTGTTCGTGAGGTATCGGCCGCATCAATCGCAGGTGGCCGAATCCATATACTCGTCGCGGACACCGGCACCGGGATGCCGCCCGACATTCTGTCACGCGTATTCGAACCGTTCTTTTCCACGAAAGGCATTGGTGGAACGGGGCTAGGACTCTGGATCGCGAGGGATCTCGTCACCAAGAATGATGGAACAATCAGCATAAGGACCAGCACGACGTCGCAACGAAGCGGGACAGCCTGCATGCTCAGCTTCAAGAACAGCGGATCAGAAAATAGTTCACCGTGA